GAAGATACGGGTGCCGATGGGCTCTTTCTTGTTGTCGATAAGAACGGCTGCGTTGTTATCGAAACGGATGACGCTGCCGTCAGCGCGACGGATGTCCTTGGCGGTGCGAACGACAACCGCCTTCATCACATCGCCCTTCTTGACGCGGCCGCGCGGAATAGCTTCCTTGATGGAAACGACAATAATGTCGCCAACAGAAGCATATTTGCGCTTCGAGCCGCCCAGCACCTTGATGCACATGACACGACGTGCGCCGGAATTATCCGCCACGTCGAGGTTTGTTTGCATCTGAATCATGTCAGGTCGCCTTCTTGTTGTTACCGGAACGGTTGGACAAACTCTCCCGAGTGAGCCCCCTGCCCCAGCTTATGAATGTCTCTTTTTTTGCGCGGAAATGTCGTGACAGGGTGGTTTCCCGAAGGACCTTCCGTGCGCATCAAAGCAAAAGACGCTCGATTCACGAGCGTCCTTGCGGTGCTTCATACAGTATTTCGCGCCAAGTACAAGAGACCTGGCGCGATTCTGATGAAATTAAGCCTGGGCGGAAACGACCGTCCAGCGCTTGTCCTTGGAGATCGGTGCGCATTCCTCGATGGAAACGACATCGCCGACCTTATACTGATTGTTTTCGTCGTGTGCCTTGTACTTCTTCGAACGGCGAACGGTCTTCTGGAGCAGCGGGTGAGCAAATCGGCGCTCAACCCGGACTACAACAGTCTTCTCGTTCTTGTCGGACACTACGACGCCCTGCAGAATGCGTTTCGGCATATTATTTTTCCTTAGGCCTTGGCTTCTGCCGCCTTCTGGCGGGCAATGGTTTTAACGCGGGCGATGTCCTTGCGGACTTCGTTGATGCGCGAGGACTTCTCCAGCTGGCCAGTCGCCTTCTGGAAGCGCAGGTTGAACTGCTCCTTCTTCAGATCGGCGAGCTTGTCCTTGAGCTGGTCGGCGCTGAGGCCGCGAACTTCATCGGCTTTCATGTGCCTTGCTCCTTACTCTGCGATGCGCTGTACGAAGCGCGTCTTGACCGAGAGCTTGGCAGCGCCGAGACGAAGCGCCTCGCGGGCGATCTCCTCGGACACACCGTCGATCTCGAACATCATACGACCGGGCTTGACCTTGCATGCCCAGTATTCGACCGAACCCTTGCCCTTACCCATACGAACTTCGGTCGGCTTTGCCGTTACCGGAACGTCAGGGAATACGCGGATCCACACACGACCTGCGCGCTTCATGTAACGCGTGATCGCGCGGCGGGCCGCTTCGATCTCGCGTGCGTTCACGCGGTTCGGTTCCTGCGACTTCAAGCCGAATTCACCGAATGCCAGGTCAAAGCCGCCCTTGGCGACGCCCTTGATGCGTCCCTTGAACTGCTTGCGGTACTTAGTACGCTTTGGCTGCAACATTTTCTTACTTCTCCGAGCTTATCTTTCGCCAGCGTCAATCAAGCGTTTTCGCGACGACGATCGGGACGATCGCCACGCTCACGGCTTGCAGGGCCCTGAGCATCGCCTTCGAGACCACGACGCTCAGAAGCCATCGGATCGTGCTCAAGGATTTCGCCCTTGAAGATCCAGACCTTGATGCCGCAGATGCCGAACGCGGTTTCCGCTTCAGCTGTGCCGTAGTCGATGTCCGCACGCAGCGTGTGCAACGGAACGCGTCCTTCGCGGTACCATTCGGTACGAGCGATTTCGGCGCCACCGAGACGGCCACCGCAGGTGATCTTGATGCCTTCGGCGCCAAGACGCATTGCGGACTGAACCGAACGCTTCATCGCACGGCGGAAAGCCACGCGGCGCTCGAGCTGCTGGGCGATCGACTGAGCGACGAGAGTCGCGTCGATTTCCGGCTTGCGCACTTCAACGATGTTGAGGTGCGTTTCGGAGTTGGTCATCTCGGAAAGCTTCTTGCGAAGCTTCTCGATGTCCGCGCCCTTCTTGCCGATGATGAGACCCGGACGAGCCGAATGGATCGTAACGCGGCACTTCTTGTGCGGACGCTCAATGACCACCTTGGCGATACCGGCCTGCTTGAGTTCCTTGATCAGGTAAGCCCGGATCTTCAGGTCTTCATGCAGCAGCTTGCCGTATTCAGCGGTGTCAGCGTACCAGCGGCTATCCCAGGTACGGTTGATGCCGAGGCGGAAGCCGATCGGATTGATTTTCTGACCCATTATGCGGCCTCCCCTTTTTCCTCAACTTCACGAACAACGATCGTGAGGTGAGAGAACGGCTTTTCAATGCGGGATGCACGACCACGGCCACGAGCGTGGAAACGCTTCATGGTGATGGACTTGCCAACATAGGCCTCGGCGACGACGAGAGCGTCGACGTCGAGGTCATGGTTGTTTTCCGCATTGGCAATCGCAGATTCGAGCGTCTTCTTGACGGTCCCTGCGATGCGCTTGCGGGAGAATTCGAGCTCGGCGAGAGCGCGATCAACCTTCTTGCCACGGATAAGAGCGGCAACCAGGTTCAGTTTCTGGGGGCTGACGCGGAGCGTACGGGCAATGGCCTGAGCCTCATTGTCCTTCAGCCGGCGTTCGGTCTTAGCCTTCGCCATGATTACTTCCTCTTTGCCTTCTTGTCCGCGCCGTGACCGTAATAGGTACGGGTCGGAGAGAATTCACCGAACTTGTGTCCGACCATGTCTTCATTGACAGAGACGGGCACATGCTTGCTGCCGTTGTAGACGCCAAACGTCAATCCGACGAACTGCGGCAGGATCGTGGAGCGACGGCTCCAGATCTTGATTACTTCATTGCGTCCGCTTTCGCGCACCTTCTCAGCCTTAGTGAGAAGATAGCCGTCAACAAACGGACCTTTCCAAACTGAACGAGCCACTTGAGACTTCTCCTCTTACTTCTTGCGCTGATGGCGCGAACGCATGATGAACTTGTCGGTCGACTTGTTCGAACGGGTGCGCTTGCCCTTCGTGGGTTTACCCCACGGAGTAACCGGGTGACGACCACCCGACGTGCGACCTTCACCACCACCGTGCGGGTGGTCGACCGGGTTCATGACGACGCCGCGAACGTGCGGACGCTTGCCACGCCAACGCGAACGACCGGCCTTGCCGTCGTTGGTGTTGCCGTGATCGGAGTTCGAAACTGCGCCAATCGATGCGAGGCAGGAGCCGTGCACCAGACGCTGTTCGCCCGAGTTGAGACGCAGGATAGCCATACCGGCATCGCGGCCGACGAGCTGGACGTACGTACCGGCGGAGCGGGCAATCTGACCGCCTTTACCTGGCTTCATCTCGACGTTGTGGATGATCGAACCGACCGGAATGTACTGAAGCGGCATGGTGTTGCCGGGCTTCACGTCCACTGCCTTGTCGGAGGCGATCACCTTGTCACCGGCAGCGAGACGCTGTGGCGCGAGAATGTAAGCCTGTTCGCCGTCGGTATACGTAACCAGCGCGATGAACGCGGTGCGGTTGGGGTCGTATTCCAAACGTTCAACGGTGCCTTCAACGTCGAACTTGCGACGCTTGAAGTCCACCAGACGGTAGGTCCGCTTGTGACCACCACCCTGGAACCGGACGGTGATCCGGCCCTGGTTGTTGCGGCCACCCTTGGAGCTGAGGCCCTGGGTGAGAGCCTTTACCGGCTTGCCCTTGTAGAGCGAAGCGCGGTCCACGATAACCAGCTGACGCTGGCTTGGCGTGGTCGGATTGAAACTTTTCAATGCCATATTCTTGTTCCCTTTTGGGTCTTTGCCCGCTTGGGCCTAACCTTTAGAGTCCGGTGGACACGTCGATGGATTGACCTTCGGCGAGCGTAACGACGGCTTTCTTGACGTCTTTCAGCTTACCGGCGAACCCACGGAAACGACGGGTCTTACCCTTGCGGATAAGCGTGTTCACAGCCGTGACTTTGACGCCGAAGAGAGCTTCCACGGCAGCCTTGATTTCAGGCTTGGAAGCGCTTTTGGCGACGTTGAATACGACCTGGTTCTGTTCGGATACCAGCGTCGACTTTTCCGTGATCGAAGGAGATACGATCACATCGTAGTGGCGAAGATCCGTCATTTGAACCGCTCCTCCAGAGCCTCTACAGCAGCCTTGGAAAGCACGAGCTTACCACGACGCAGGATGTCGTAAACATTGATGCCCTGAACCGGCAGAACGTCCACATTCGGGATGTTCTGAGCTGCGAGCTTGAAGTTGCCATCAAGTTCTGCGCCACCGATAACGAGAGCGTTGGTCAGGCCAAGCGAAGCGAAGCTGCCCAGCAGAGCCTTGGTCTTTGCTTCGGACGCGACGAGCTGATCAACGATGATCAGATCTTCAGCCTTCAGCTTTGCAGACAGAGCGTGACGCAGAGCAAGCGCGCGAACCTTCTTGGGAAGGTCGTGTGCGTGGCTGCGAACGACCGGGCCGTGGGCCTTGCCGCCGCCGCGGAACTGCGGTGCGCGAGCCGAATGGTGACGAGCGCGGCCCGTACCCTTCTGCTTGTACATCTTCGCACCAGTACGGGAAACTTCCGCACGGGTCTTGGTCTTGTGCGTTCCCTGCTGCTTCTTTGCAAGCTGCCAGCGAACCATACGGGCCAGGATATCCTGACGGGGATCGAGGCCGAAAATCTCGTCCGACAGAGAAACCTTGCCGGCGTCTTTTCCCTCGAGGGTCTTGACGTTCAATTCCATGATAAGGCTCCCTTACTTCGCGGCCGACTTGACGGCGTCGCGGACGATGATCCAGGCGCCCTTGGAACCGGGAACTGCACCCTTAACGAGGATCAGGCCACGGTCTTCATCGGTCGAAACGACTTCGAGGTTCTGGGTCGTAACGCGCGTCTGGCCCATATGACCAGCCATGCGCTTGCCCTTCCACACGCGGCCCGGATCCTGGTTGTTACCAGTCGAACCGTGCGCACGGTGCGATACGGAGTTACCGTGCGAAGCGCGACCACCACCGAAGTTGTGACGCTTCATAGCACCGGCAAAACCCTTACCGATCGTGGTTCCCGTTACGTCGACCAGCTGGCCGGCCTGAAAATGAGTTGCGGTCAGTGTTGCACCGATATCGA
This region of Agrobacterium tumefaciens genomic DNA includes:
- the rplN gene encoding 50S ribosomal protein L14, translated to MIQMQTNLDVADNSGARRVMCIKVLGGSKRKYASVGDIIVVSIKEAIPRGRVKKGDVMKAVVVRTAKDIRRADGSVIRFDNNAAVLIDNKKEPIGTRIFGPVPRELRAKNHMKIISLAPEVL
- the rpsQ gene encoding 30S ribosomal protein S17 gives rise to the protein MPKRILQGVVVSDKNEKTVVVRVERRFAHPLLQKTVRRSKKYKAHDENNQYKVGDVVSIEECAPISKDKRWTVVSAQA
- the rpmC gene encoding 50S ribosomal protein L29; translated protein: MKADEVRGLSADQLKDKLADLKKEQFNLRFQKATGQLEKSSRINEVRKDIARVKTIARQKAAEAKA
- the rplP gene encoding 50S ribosomal protein L16, whose translation is MLQPKRTKYRKQFKGRIKGVAKGGFDLAFGEFGLKSQEPNRVNAREIEAARRAITRYMKRAGRVWIRVFPDVPVTAKPTEVRMGKGKGSVEYWACKVKPGRMMFEIDGVSEEIAREALRLGAAKLSVKTRFVQRIAE
- the rpsC gene encoding 30S ribosomal protein S3; translation: MGQKINPIGFRLGINRTWDSRWYADTAEYGKLLHEDLKIRAYLIKELKQAGIAKVVIERPHKKCRVTIHSARPGLIIGKKGADIEKLRKKLSEMTNSETHLNIVEVRKPEIDATLVAQSIAQQLERRVAFRRAMKRSVQSAMRLGAEGIKITCGGRLGGAEIARTEWYREGRVPLHTLRADIDYGTAEAETAFGICGIKVWIFKGEILEHDPMASERRGLEGDAQGPASRERGDRPDRRRENA
- the rplV gene encoding 50S ribosomal protein L22; protein product: MAKAKTERRLKDNEAQAIARTLRVSPQKLNLVAALIRGKKVDRALAELEFSRKRIAGTVKKTLESAIANAENNHDLDVDALVVAEAYVGKSITMKRFHARGRGRASRIEKPFSHLTIVVREVEEKGEAA
- the rpsS gene encoding 30S ribosomal protein S19, giving the protein MARSVWKGPFVDGYLLTKAEKVRESGRNEVIKIWSRRSTILPQFVGLTFGVYNGSKHVPVSVNEDMVGHKFGEFSPTRTYYGHGADKKAKRK
- the rplB gene encoding 50S ribosomal protein L2 — its product is MALKSFNPTTPSQRQLVIVDRASLYKGKPVKALTQGLSSKGGRNNQGRITVRFQGGGHKRTYRLVDFKRRKFDVEGTVERLEYDPNRTAFIALVTYTDGEQAYILAPQRLAAGDKVIASDKAVDVKPGNTMPLQYIPVGSIIHNVEMKPGKGGQIARSAGTYVQLVGRDAGMAILRLNSGEQRLVHGSCLASIGAVSNSDHGNTNDGKAGRSRWRGKRPHVRGVVMNPVDHPHGGGEGRTSGGRHPVTPWGKPTKGKRTRSNKSTDKFIMRSRHQRKK
- a CDS encoding 50S ribosomal protein L23 → MTDLRHYDVIVSPSITEKSTLVSEQNQVVFNVAKSASKPEIKAAVEALFGVKVTAVNTLIRKGKTRRFRGFAGKLKDVKKAVVTLAEGQSIDVSTGL
- the rplD gene encoding 50S ribosomal protein L4, encoding MELNVKTLEGKDAGKVSLSDEIFGLDPRQDILARMVRWQLAKKQQGTHKTKTRAEVSRTGAKMYKQKGTGRARHHSARAPQFRGGGKAHGPVVRSHAHDLPKKVRALALRHALSAKLKAEDLIIVDQLVASEAKTKALLGSFASLGLTNALVIGGAELDGNFKLAAQNIPNVDVLPVQGINVYDILRRGKLVLSKAAVEALEERFK
- the rplC gene encoding 50S ribosomal protein L3 — its product is MRSGVIAQKVGMTRVYNDAGEHIPVTVLRMDNVQVVSQRTEDKNGYTAVQLGAGQSKVKNTTKALRGHFAAANVEPKAKLVEFRVSPENLIDIGATLTATHFQAGQLVDVTGTTIGKGFAGAMKRHNFGGGRASHGNSVSHRAHGSTGNNQDPGRVWKGKRMAGHMGQTRVTTQNLEVVSTDEDRGLILVKGAVPGSKGAWIIVRDAVKSAAK